In Halobaculum sp. XH14, a single genomic region encodes these proteins:
- a CDS encoding winged helix-turn-helix domain-containing protein, producing the protein MSDDSFRCGGDELNGCRNTGSGDDLEQDGGKTTVDAVFECLRHPRRRFILSYLREHEMATVEELARQVAAWEAGVPPDEVAEPHRERVTTALVHTHLPKLADEVFIEYDRRSNDVRFTDPPEMLRELLGIVSTFDDDADV; encoded by the coding sequence TGTCTGACGATAGCTTCAGGTGCGGAGGTGATGAATTGAACGGGTGTCGGAACACGGGGTCCGGGGACGATCTGGAGCAGGATGGCGGGAAGACGACGGTGGACGCGGTGTTCGAGTGTCTCCGTCACCCGCGACGTCGGTTCATCCTGAGCTATCTTCGGGAACACGAGATGGCGACGGTCGAGGAACTCGCCCGGCAGGTCGCCGCGTGGGAGGCTGGAGTTCCGCCCGACGAGGTAGCCGAGCCACACCGCGAACGCGTTACGACGGCCCTGGTTCACACCCACCTGCCGAAGCTGGCCGACGAGGTGTTCATCGAGTACGACCGCCGCAGCAACGACGTCAGGTTCACCGATCCGCCGGAGATGCTCCGGGAACTGCTGGGGATCGTCTCGACGTTCGACGACGACGCGGACGTGTGA